Genomic DNA from Chloroflexota bacterium:
GCAACTTGTTCGTGGTGGGCGACGCCGACCAGTCCATCTACGGCTGGCGCGGGGCCGATTACCGCAACGTGCAGCGCTTCGAGCGCGATTTCCCCGGCGCGCGGGTCATTTTGCTGGAGCAGAACTATCGCTCGACCCAGCGCATTCTGGACGCGGCGATGGCCGTGATTGCTCCCCTGCAGGGCAGGCACCGCAAACGCCTGTTTACCGACCGGGGTGCCGGCGCGAAAATCACCGTGCGCCGCACCTACGACGATCGGGAAGAAGCCCGCTACGTGGTGGAAACCATCGCCTCGCTGGTGGCGCGCGGGCAGGCCGAGCCGCGCGATTTTGCCATCATGTACCGCACCAATGCCCAATCGCGCGTGCTGGAAGAAGCCTTCCTGCGCGCCGGGTTGCCTTACCGCATCGTGGGGGCGCAGCGTTTCTACGGGCGGCGTGAGGTCAAAGATGTGGTGGCTTACCTGCGGCTGGCGCACAACCCCGCCGATGAACCCAGCCTGATGCGGGTCATCAACGTCCCGCCGCGGGGCATTGGCACCAAGACCATCGCCGCGCTGCGCACGATTGCCCGCCGGGCGGGCCTGGCCCCCGGCAACCTGCTGCTCCACATGGCGGCCGCACCCGAGGATTACCAGCAGGCTTTCGGCGCGCGGGCGTTCAAGGCGCTGCTGGCCTTCGCGCGCCCCTTCGCCCAGTGGTATGAACTGGCCCTTACCACCCCGCCTGCCGACCTGATGGCTGCCATCCTTGCCGATGTGGGCTACAAAGATTACCTCCTCGACGGCACCGATGAGGGCGAAGCCCGCTGGGAAAACGTCAAAGAACTCCACAGCCTGGCCCAGCGCTACGCCGATGAGGGGTTGAGCGCCTTCCTTGAAGAAGTTGCCCTGGTTTCCGACCAGGATACCCTCCGCGACGACGCCAACGCACCGGTGCTCCTGACCCTCCACGCGGCCAAAGGGCTGGAATTCCCGCAGGTGTTCATCGTGGGGCTGGTCGAGGGGCTGCTGCCCCACAGCCGCTCGTGGGAAGACAGCGACGCCATGGCCGAAGAGCGCCGCCTGTTCTATGTGGGCATCACCCGCGCCAAAAACGCCCTCTACCTCACTTACCCCGAAATGCGCACCGTGTATGGCTATGCCGAGCCGACCGCGCCTTCCCGCTTTCTGGAAGAAATTCCGCCCGACCTGGTGGAAGGCGACCACCCGCGGGCGCGTGCTGGCGAGGGAATCTTCACCCCCCGCTGGGAACCTGAAGCGCCCCCGGTCATCGAGCCTCGCTTTGCTTCTGGCATGAAGGTGCGCCATCCCCGCTGGGGCGAGGGAATGGTGATCGGCAGCCGCATCAAAGACGGCGCGGAACTGGTGGATGTGGTCTTCGACAGCGTGGGCCTCAAACGGGTGGATGCCGCCCTCGCCCGGCTGGAAGCCGTGGGGTAAAGGTTCGTTGCCTGGTTGCGTGGGTGCCTGGTTGCCCGGTTGATTTGTAGACGCCTCTCTTTTTGAACTTCCTGCCTGATCTGTGCCTCGACAAATCTGTGGTTCTCTTTGGCCCAATGTCCACGCCTGCTCTGCCTCAACCGACTGATCTGGTACTGGTGGCTTTTCTGCCCCACCCGCGGGATCTGGAAATTGCCCGTGTGCTGGGGTGGTATCGCATCCCCCTGGCAACCGCGCCCAAAGTGGTGGCTGTGGACTGGCTGGCGTTTTACCAGCCCGCCGCGTTTGGGGAAGCCCACCGCTGGCGGGTGGAATGGGCTGCGCCAGTGGAAGGCCACGAGTTGGTGACCCGCGCGGAACTCTTCCGCGATGAGCCCAACCACCCGCGCGCCCACGAAACCTACTACAAAATCCAGTTGGGGGCGCTGCGCCGCCTGCCGCACCCCATTGAAGCCGGCCGCTGGAAGCGGGTCACGTTCCTCTACACCACCGGCGAGCGGTTGCTGGCGGCGACCACATTGCACAACCTGGTGGTGGAAGGCGAGGAACGCCGCCTGCTGTGGCGCGCCCTGCGGGAACGCGCGGCTCAGCCTTACCGCGCCCGCCACACGGAAGACGAAATCCCGCCCGAAATTCTGGCGCTGCTGGCGCTGGCGCACCCTGCGGAGAAGTGAGCATGTTGCAGCAAGTTTTACAGTGGGATGTGCGTCTGACCCGCCGTTTGCGGCTTGCCGGGCAGCCCGGCCCCTTGCGGCGAGCGGCGGCTTTTCTGGCGCATTCCGGCGATTCGTGGTTTTGGTTTGCCGGGTTGGCGGTGGTGGCGCTGCTGGGCAATGCGGCCTGGCGGGCGCGGGCGCTGGTGATGGCGGTCAGCGTTTTTGGGCTGGCGCTGCTGGTGCTGGGCATCAAATTCACCGTGCGCCGCCGCCGCCCCGCGGGGGAATGGGGTGCAATCTATCGCGCCACCGACCCGCATTCCTTCCCCTCGGGCCATGCGGCCCGGGCGGCCTTGCTGGCGGTGCTGGCGTGGGGGTTGGGGCCGTGGTGGCTGGCCGTGGCGTTGACGGTGTGGGCGCCCTTAGTGGCTTTGGCGCGCGTCGCGATGGGGGTGCATTATCTTTCGGATGTGGTAGCCGGGGGCTTCCTGGGAGTGTTGGGAGGGCTGGGCGTGCTGCTGTGGCTGTAAATGGGATGAAAAATGTGACGTCTTGCACTTTTCGACCATGAGGGGTGGCATGGTATAATCTGCCCGAATTTTATCTTCCCACCTTATCGCTTTGCCGGAGGCTAGCATGGATTTCGCCCTTACCCAAGAGCATAAAATGGTCGTGGATATGGTGCGTAAGTTTGGCGCCGAAGCCATCCCTGTGATTCGGGAATACGACCGCAAGCATGAGCCCGCGCCGCTTCTCCCTCGCATGGCCGAGTTGGGGATTTTAGGCGTGGGCATTCCGGTTAAATACGGGGGCCAGGGGCTTGATTACATTTCCCTGGGGCTGGTATGTGAAGAACTGGAATACGCCGATTCCACTTTGCGGGTGGTGATGGCCGTGCACATGGGCCTGTGCGCGCAGACCATCTTCCACTGGGGCACCGAAGAGCAAAAGCAGAAGTTCCTTGTGCCGCTGGCAAAGGGCGAGAAAATCGGCTGTGGGGCGTTTACCGAGCCTGGGCACGGTTCCGATTTTGCCCACATCCAGATGAGCGCCCGCCGCGAAGGCGATTACTACATCCTCAACGGCGAGAAGATGTGGATTTCCTTAGCCACGCTGGCCGATTATGCCATCGTGACCGCCCGCACCAATCCGGAAGCCGAGAAACCGCACCGCGGGCTTTCCACTTTCATTGTGGATCTGCATTCCCCCGGGATCAAGCGCGGCGATATCAAGGGCAAACTCGGTGTGCGCGCCGGTTCCACCGGCTGGATTGCCTTTCAGGATGTGAAAGTGCCGGTAGAAAACCGCCTGGGTGAGGAAGGTGAGGGCTTCAAGATTACCATGAGCGCCTTCGACCGCGGCCGCTATACCGTGGCTTCCGGCGCAGTGGGGCTGATTCGGGCGGCCCTCGATGCCAGCGTGCGCTATGCCCGCGAGCGGGAGACCTTCGGCGTGCCCATCGGCCAGCACCAACTCATCAAGCAGAAGATCGCCCACATGGCGCGCGATTATGAAATGGGGCGCTTGCTCTACCTGGAAGCCGGCTGGCAGATGAACCACGGCATTCGTGCCACCCGCATCACTTCCATGGCAAAGTGGTTTGCTACCGAAGCCGCGTTGCAGGCCGCCAACGACGCCATTCAGATTCACGGCGCGTACGGTTTCAGCGACGAGTATGATGTGGAACGCTTCTTCCGCAACGCCCGCGGCTCGGTGATTTACGAAGGCAGCAGCGAAATCCATACGCTCATCCAGGCCGACTACGCCCTTGGCTATCGCAAAGACAAGCCGCTGCGCATTGAACTGCCCCCCTACGACCCGGAGGAGTGGCAGGAGTAGCGTTGATTCGTAATTCGGGGTTTGTGGTTCGGGATGCGGGATAATCTTATACCCAATCCCGAATTCCTAATCCCCCAATCCCTTAATTGACCAATCAACCCCAAATGGATGGAGGTGTACTTTGAAAATCATCGTTTTCGTCAAAGTCACGCCCGACACGGCGGCCACCGTCAAGGTGGACGAGGCCGGGAACGTGACCTGGGGCGATGCACCCCTGGTGCTCAACCCCTGGGATGAGTACGCCGTGGAGGCTGCTTTGCAAACGAAAGAGGCCCACGGCGGCTCGGTGACCGTGGTCAGCATGGGCGACGAGAACGCGCTGGAGGCCATCCGCCGCGCCCTGGCGATGGGCTGCAACGACGCCATTCGCATCGAAGACCCCGCTCTCGCCGAAGACGACAGCCTGAGCACGGCCAAGGTGCTCAAAGCCGTGGTCGAGAAAATCGGCGATGTGGATATGGTCTTCTTCGGCCGCCAGGCCATCGATGGCGATACCGGCCTCACGCCGCCCCAAACGGCCCGCTTGCTCGGCTGGCCTTACGTCGGTCTGGTGGCTGCCTTCCGGGAAATCGACCCCGACGGCAAGAAACTCACCGCCGAGCGCACCATCGAAGAGGGCCGCCAGGTGCTTTCCACCAAACTGCCCGCGGTGGTCAGCGTGGCCAAAGATTTCGGCGAACCGCGCTACCCCTCGTTCATGGGCATCCGCAAGGCTGCCCGGGCCAAGGTGCCTGTCTGGAGCCTGGCCGACCTGGGCCTGGAAGCCCCGGCGGTCAAAGTGCGCCTGCCCGAATTGCAGAACCCGCCCAAGCGTGAAGTGGTGTGCGAGTTCATCGAGGGCGACACCCCCGAAGAGATTGCCGAGAAACTGGCCGACAAAATCCTTGCGGAGAAGGTGCTATGAGCAAGCAGATCTGGGCTTACATTGACCATTTCAAGGGCGAACCCCTGATGCCTTCGTGGGAAACCATCGGCGCGGCTAAGATGCTGGCCGAGAAACTGGGCGGTGGGGTGGCCGCGGTGGTGTTGGGCAGCGGTGTGGACGGTATTGTGCAGGAAGCCTTCCACTACGGCGCTGACAAGGTGATTGTGGCCGACGACGCTACTCTCGACGATTACCGCGCCGAGCCTTATGTGGAAACCCTCGCCAAGGCTGCACAGGAACACAGCCCGGCGGTGATTCTGTTCCCCACCACCACCCGCGGGCGCGAACTGGCCGCGCTGGCCGGCGCAGCGCTGGATGCAGGCGTGATTGCCGACATCATCGACATGGATGTGGTGGACGGCAAAATCGTGACCACGCGCCCTGTCTACGCGGGCAAACTGCTGGCCAAAGCCGTGGCCGAGGGTGAGCCGCAAATCATCACCCTGCGCGTGCGCGCTTTTGCCAAGCCAGAACCCGACACCAGCCGCAGCGGTGAGGTGGTGAAAGTGGATGCCGCTTTGAGCGAAGACGATATCGCCACCAAAGTGGTGGAATATGCCACCACCGAGGGCGGCGTCAGCCTGACCGAGGCGGCCATCATCGTTTCCGGCGGCCGGGGCGTTTCTAACAACCCCGATTTGGCCCCGCCCCCTGACATCACCGACGAAAACGAAATCGAGGTGTGGCGCGCCAAACAAGGCTTTAAACTCATCGGCGAGTTGGCCGACACCCTGGGCGCTGCCGTCGGTGCCAGCCGCGCGGCCGTCGACGCAGGCTACATTCCCTACGAACACCAGGTCGGCCAGACCGGCAAGGTGGTTTCCCCTGACCTGTACATCGCCTGCGGCATCTCTGGCGCGATTCAGCACCAGGCCGGGATGCGCAACAGCAAGGTCATCGTGGCGATCAACACCGACCCCGAAGCGCCGATTTTTAAACTCGCCCGCTACGGCGTGGTCGGCGACCTGTGGAAGATCGTCCCTGCCCTCAACGAGGCCTTCAAGAAGAAGTTAGGGAAGAAGTAAGTCGGCCTGGGTTGAGACCGATTGCAAAGCCGGTGGGTTTGCCCACCGGCTTTTGGTTTTGGCGCCTTTGTGTCGGCTCAGCGCGCCGAGGGAACAGCGCCACGGAACCCAAAGCGAAGAGGTGTGGCTCGCCGTGGGCGTTGGGACAGGTTTTATGCCCACAACCTCGCCTGCCGCGGCGGACGGCGACCGTCCAGCAAGATGAAGGGGGCGGCCCGCTCTGGGGGAATGCCCAGTGCCTGCAACTGGCTCAGCGAGCGCAGCGTGGCTTGCCGCCGCGCGCGTAACAGGGCTTCCGCTCTTTTGGGGCCGATGCCTGGTACCCGCAGCAGTTGCTCGCGCGGCGCGGTGTTGATTTCGACCGGTTGCTCGCGCAGGTGGTGCCATGCCCACCACGCCTTGGGGTCATCGTGAGGCAGGGCGTGCGCGCCGGGTGGGAAAAGTTCCTCTGCCGAAAAGCCGTAATCGCGCAAAAGGAAACTGGCCCGGTAAAGCCGCCGCACCCGGTCGGGGTGCTCTGCTGGCAGATTTTCCAGCGGCGTTTGCGCGATGGGGCGGAAGGGCGAGAAGTAAACCCGTTGCAGCCCGAATTCCTGCAACAAACGCGCCGTCCAGGTGAGCAGATCGCGGTCGCTTTCCCCAGCCGCGCCCACGACGAACTGGGTGACTAAGGAAGGCCAGCGGGCGCGCCCGTACGCTTGGGGCGGGGCTTGCCGCAGGTTGACAGCCCGTTGCAGGGTTTGCAGCAACTCACCCCAGAAGCGTTTTTGCGGTGCCAGTCGGCGGAGAAAGCGCGCCCCTGAGGTTTCCAGATTGACCGAGACGCGGTCGGCCAGCCGCAGGGCTTCCAGAATTTGGGCTTGCTCCGCGCCGGGCATGAGTTTGAGGTGCAGGTAGCCGGTGTAGCCGCGCCGACGCAAGATAGCCGCGGTTTCCAGCAGGCGATCTTGCGTTGCTACGCTGCCCCCGGCAATGCCGCTGCTGAGCAGCACGCCTTCGACCATTCCCCTGTGCGTCAATTGCTCGATCAGCGAGGCCAACGCCGCGGGGCGAAACGTCTGGCGGCGGGCATCGCGGCCGGCGCGAAAGGGGCAATAGGCGCAGTTGCGCTCGCAGGCGGAGGTCAGCAGCGTCTTCAAAATCGGCACCCGCCGCCCCCCGGCTGCAGCCCAATAAACCGGCAGGTGGTCGGTGCGCAGGGGGCAGGCTGTGTTGCCCGCGTCGCGGTCCAGGTCGGCTTCTTGCGCGTGCAAGCGCAGTTTCTCCAGGGCATCCACGCCTTAATGATAGAACAAAAGTTCTTGTGTTGCAAGGGTTGGGCCGGCACAAGGGTGGCGCATCTTGAGCGGAGGGCGGAGCGTAAGCGAAGTCCGGCGTTGAAGGCGCGGTGGAGGCAATAGTGATAAAATAGGTCTCCGTAAATTGCGCGTCGGCAAGGCAAGGCACCTTTCTCTCTGCGTCGGCCAATGATAAAATGAACCCTATGAATCCATCCGCTTCCCCTGTATTTTCGATTGTAGCCCCCGTTTACAATGAGCGGGAAAGCCTGCCGGAACTCTATCGCCGTGTCCGGGCGGTGATGGAGGGCCTCGGTGAGCCGTGGGAACTGGTGCTGGTGGACGACGGCTCTACTGATGGTTCGACCGACGTCATCCGTCAGTTGCGCGAGCAAGACCCGGAGCACGTCAGGCCGGTGATTTTTGCCCGCAATTTTGGCCACCAGATTGCCGTCACCGCCGGGATGGACTTTGCCCGTGGCGAGGCCGTGATTTTGATGGATGCCGACCTGCAAGACCCGCCGGAGGTGATCCCCGACCTGGTGGCGAAGTGGCGGGAAGGCTATCAGGTGGTCTATGCCGTGCGCGCCGAGCGCGAGGGCGAAACCTGGTTCAAGAAAGCCACCGCGGCGCTGTTTTACCGCCTGATTTACCGCATTACCGACGTCAAGATTCCCCTGGATACGGGCGATTTCCGACTGATGGACAGGCGGGTGGTGGACGTGTTGCGGCAGATGCCGGAGCACCACCGCTTCATCCGCGGGATGGTTTCATGGGTGGGCTTCCGTCAAACCGGCGTGCCCTACAAGCGCGCCCCGCGCTTCGCCGGGGAAACCAAATACCCCCTCAGCAAGATGGTCAAGTTCGCCCTGGACGCCATCACGGGGTTTTCGTATTTCCCGCTGCAACTGGCAACCTACCTGGGGTTCGCTTCGGCGGGGCTGGCCATCGTTGCCATTCCCGTGGTGGTGGTGTTGCGGTTGACAGGCTCGCAAGCCTTCTATGGCCAGGCTTCCACGCTGATCGCGGTGCTTTTCCTGGGCGGCGTGCAGTTGATTTCCCTGGGTATTTTGGGCGAGTATGTGGGGCGCCTGTACGACGAAGCCAAAGGCCGCCCGCTGTATGTCGTCGCCGAAGCCCCGGAAGAGACGCTTTCGCCTGCCCGGCCACCGCGTGCGCAAGCCGGGTCGGCAATGGCTTCCGGCCATCCCGAGGATTTCTCAACTAGGTAACCAGCCAATCAGGCAACAAATTTTATCTTTTTTGAAGGAGCAGCTACCATGACTTACCCCGAGTTTGACCTTTCCATCCACGAAGAGGGGCTGAAGCACGCCGTGGAGCGTGCGCGCGAGCGCGATATCATCATCCCAACCTTTGAGCAGATGAAGGACCCCAGCAAGATCCCTGCCGAAATCCGCGAGGAATTACACAACATCGGCCTGTGGGATCTGCACCCGCGCAACCTGTTCCGCATTACCTGGCACAACGAGCCCAAGCCCTTTGGCGGCGATTTCGGCCCGGTCAACATTCTGGAATTCCCCGAGAGCCTGACCGGCACGCCGGCGCGCATCATTGCCCTGGTGGGCAAATGGTTCCCCACCGGTGCGCACAAAGTGGGCGCTACTTTTGGCTGCTTGGTGCCGCGGCTGGTCACCGGGCAGTTCGACCCTACGGCGCATCAGGCGGTATGGCCTTCCACCGGCAATTATTGCCGCGGCGGCGCTTACGACGCTAACCTGCTGGCCTGTGAATCCATCGCCATTTTGCCCGAGGGCATGAGCAAAGAGCGGTTCGAGTGGCTTTCCAAAGTGGCTGGCGAGGTCATCAAGACCCCCGGCAGCGAAAGCAACGTCAAGGAAATCTTCGACAAGGTGTGGGAACTGCGCCGTACGCGCGACAACATCTTCGTTTTCAATCAGTTTGAGGAATTCGGCAATTACCTGTGGCACTACGATGTCACCGGCCATGCGATGGAAGAGGTGTTGGAACGCGTCATGGGCCCGCAGGATGAATACCGCGGTGT
This window encodes:
- a CDS encoding radical SAM protein, producing the protein MDALEKLRLHAQEADLDRDAGNTACPLRTDHLPVYWAAAGGRRVPILKTLLTSACERNCAYCPFRAGRDARRQTFRPAALASLIEQLTHRGMVEGVLLSSGIAGGSVATQDRLLETAAILRRRGYTGYLHLKLMPGAEQAQILEALRLADRVSVNLETSGARFLRRLAPQKRFWGELLQTLQRAVNLRQAPPQAYGRARWPSLVTQFVVGAAGESDRDLLTWTARLLQEFGLQRVYFSPFRPIAQTPLENLPAEHPDRVRRLYRASFLLRDYGFSAEELFPPGAHALPHDDPKAWWAWHHLREQPVEINTAPREQLLRVPGIGPKRAEALLRARRQATLRSLSQLQALGIPPERAAPFILLDGRRPPRQARLWA
- a CDS encoding electron transfer flavoprotein subunit alpha/FixB family protein translates to MSKQIWAYIDHFKGEPLMPSWETIGAAKMLAEKLGGGVAAVVLGSGVDGIVQEAFHYGADKVIVADDATLDDYRAEPYVETLAKAAQEHSPAVILFPTTTRGRELAALAGAALDAGVIADIIDMDVVDGKIVTTRPVYAGKLLAKAVAEGEPQIITLRVRAFAKPEPDTSRSGEVVKVDAALSEDDIATKVVEYATTEGGVSLTEAAIIVSGGRGVSNNPDLAPPPDITDENEIEVWRAKQGFKLIGELADTLGAAVGASRAAVDAGYIPYEHQVGQTGKVVSPDLYIACGISGAIQHQAGMRNSKVIVAINTDPEAPIFKLARYGVVGDLWKIVPALNEAFKKKLGKK
- a CDS encoding glycosyltransferase codes for the protein MNPSASPVFSIVAPVYNERESLPELYRRVRAVMEGLGEPWELVLVDDGSTDGSTDVIRQLREQDPEHVRPVIFARNFGHQIAVTAGMDFARGEAVILMDADLQDPPEVIPDLVAKWREGYQVVYAVRAEREGETWFKKATAALFYRLIYRITDVKIPLDTGDFRLMDRRVVDVLRQMPEHHRFIRGMVSWVGFRQTGVPYKRAPRFAGETKYPLSKMVKFALDAITGFSYFPLQLATYLGFASAGLAIVAIPVVVVLRLTGSQAFYGQASTLIAVLFLGGVQLISLGILGEYVGRLYDEAKGRPLYVVAEAPEETLSPARPPRAQAGSAMASGHPEDFSTR
- a CDS encoding pyridoxal-phosphate dependent enzyme: MTYPEFDLSIHEEGLKHAVERARERDIIIPTFEQMKDPSKIPAEIREELHNIGLWDLHPRNLFRITWHNEPKPFGGDFGPVNILEFPESLTGTPARIIALVGKWFPTGAHKVGATFGCLVPRLVTGQFDPTAHQAVWPSTGNYCRGGAYDANLLACESIAILPEGMSKERFEWLSKVAGEVIKTPGSESNVKEIFDKVWELRRTRDNIFVFNQFEEFGNYLWHYDVTGHAMEEVLERVMGPQDEYRGVTLTTGSAGTIACGDYMKQIFPSSKIAAGEALQCPTLLENGFGAHRIEGIGDKHVPWIHNVKNTDMIIDIDDDAVVSLARLFNEPAGRAYLVKQGVPEELVAQLDLLGFSGIANMLMAIKFAKYYELGEHDVVLTVLTDSMELYQSRLREMHEAHGEYTEQDAAVDYAHYLQGADLGNLLELRYTDRRRVHNLKYFTWVEQQGKNSDELRAQWYDKAYWKRIQELVPQIDELIKAFNERVLKG
- a CDS encoding butyryl-CoA dehydrogenase; this encodes MDFALTQEHKMVVDMVRKFGAEAIPVIREYDRKHEPAPLLPRMAELGILGVGIPVKYGGQGLDYISLGLVCEELEYADSTLRVVMAVHMGLCAQTIFHWGTEEQKQKFLVPLAKGEKIGCGAFTEPGHGSDFAHIQMSARREGDYYILNGEKMWISLATLADYAIVTARTNPEAEKPHRGLSTFIVDLHSPGIKRGDIKGKLGVRAGSTGWIAFQDVKVPVENRLGEEGEGFKITMSAFDRGRYTVASGAVGLIRAALDASVRYARERETFGVPIGQHQLIKQKIAHMARDYEMGRLLYLEAGWQMNHGIRATRITSMAKWFATEAALQAANDAIQIHGAYGFSDEYDVERFFRNARGSVIYEGSSEIHTLIQADYALGYRKDKPLRIELPPYDPEEWQE
- a CDS encoding phosphatase PAP2 family protein, producing MLQQVLQWDVRLTRRLRLAGQPGPLRRAAAFLAHSGDSWFWFAGLAVVALLGNAAWRARALVMAVSVFGLALLVLGIKFTVRRRRPAGEWGAIYRATDPHSFPSGHAARAALLAVLAWGLGPWWLAVALTVWAPLVALARVAMGVHYLSDVVAGGFLGVLGGLGVLLWL
- a CDS encoding electron transfer flavoprotein beta subunit/FixA family protein; its protein translation is MDQSTPNGWRCTLKIIVFVKVTPDTAATVKVDEAGNVTWGDAPLVLNPWDEYAVEAALQTKEAHGGSVTVVSMGDENALEAIRRALAMGCNDAIRIEDPALAEDDSLSTAKVLKAVVEKIGDVDMVFFGRQAIDGDTGLTPPQTARLLGWPYVGLVAAFREIDPDGKKLTAERTIEEGRQVLSTKLPAVVSVAKDFGEPRYPSFMGIRKAARAKVPVWSLADLGLEAPAVKVRLPELQNPPKREVVCEFIEGDTPEEIAEKLADKILAEKVL
- a CDS encoding DNA helicase UvrD is translated as MMNYLATLNPQQQEAVTAPPGAILVLAGPGSGKTRVLTYRVAYLIGALGVRPFHILAVTFTNKAAREMESRIAAVLGDQARGLTVGTFHSVCARILRREADHLPFQANFAIADTDDQKRLIKQVLRELNYDPKQYTPTRLQAAISRLKNEGLFPEDFTPTTYGEEITQQVFAEYQKRLLTSNLLDFDDLLLWTRYLLNHEPAVRERYARRFQHLLVDEFQDTNMVQYDLVRLLSSYHRNLFVVGDADQSIYGWRGADYRNVQRFERDFPGARVILLEQNYRSTQRILDAAMAVIAPLQGRHRKRLFTDRGAGAKITVRRTYDDREEARYVVETIASLVARGQAEPRDFAIMYRTNAQSRVLEEAFLRAGLPYRIVGAQRFYGRREVKDVVAYLRLAHNPADEPSLMRVINVPPRGIGTKTIAALRTIARRAGLAPGNLLLHMAAAPEDYQQAFGARAFKALLAFARPFAQWYELALTTPPADLMAAILADVGYKDYLLDGTDEGEARWENVKELHSLAQRYADEGLSAFLEEVALVSDQDTLRDDANAPVLLTLHAAKGLEFPQVFIVGLVEGLLPHSRSWEDSDAMAEERRLFYVGITRAKNALYLTYPEMRTVYGYAEPTAPSRFLEEIPPDLVEGDHPRARAGEGIFTPRWEPEAPPVIEPRFASGMKVRHPRWGEGMVIGSRIKDGAELVDVVFDSVGLKRVDAALARLEAVG